The Argiope bruennichi chromosome X2, qqArgBrue1.1, whole genome shotgun sequence sequence CCTGAATCAAATGTACTTGTATTCAGAGAACAGCTTCCACATTTGATGTGACATCATAGTGTCAGTCCATAGGAAAAATTACACATCAGGTGTGAAAGAAgcgttttctattatttttctttattaacacagctttatgcataaataataaatttccaaattcatGTCTTCCGAATGAGTAATTCATCCTCATTTATGAGTATATTTACTAGGAAACTTGAACAGCTGAAGCTctgctgttaaaaaaaaaaaatgttattgaggAAGAAAATGAATACTCACTTGTCGAGCGCAGATGTTGTATTTGTTCATGCTGTTTGCTGTTTTGTaagagatatattaaaatttctggaaaaaaatttcagatactacaaaaataatttcacaatttatGATAAATGCGAATATAAACCTTTTCAATGACATTCATGGACGCTTTGAAAAGTATCATAcactgaaaggaaatatttttctgacAAATATATAGATGACGAAACATTTAGAtgacgaaatatattttaagatatattttcatcTGAAATACCGTCGTCCTGCTGATAACTAGAAATGAATTTAAGgataaaacttaatttcttattataaactCTGTTCTCTTGAATAGAATTACTGTTGAAAAGGAATTATTTCGAAGAAcagagaaattttgaatttgctaTCTGGTCATCGGAAATCATAATATCGAAGTTAATTCATGGCCGAATGATGCAAGTCGAATTTATCGattgaatattacttttaaatctattgCACAACTTTTAGacgaaaaaatataagaaaatacgaTTTTGCATTTCCTGTGCGGTTATCTTTATCATATAATTATGTCTTCTCATGCATCGATTCTTTTGTTATAGAAAAAGCAATGATCAATTTCTAGGATAATTTATTTGACAACTCAAAGAATATATCTGtaatgataattcttttaatgtattctagtattctttaaaactatgtttttattttatagtgaatCAGTGTTGTTGAACTATATTATATAGCTATGCAAATCAAAtctgacaaatttttaataacaaagaatACATTTCAACTAAATGCCTTCTTTATGCATTTTGATTCTGACATACTGTCCAGCAGCAATTCATTTAAGGTACTTTGTCAAAAGATTTCGtacttattacaaaaataaaagttgccTGTAAAAATGTAATAGACTTaaagattaaatacaaaattaatatttgcacatgaatatttcttccaaaagaatttcaatttaatcttttcaataacTGCACATTGGCCAtgcttagttatttttattatattaatacgtCTTCTCATGCATCGATTCCtttgttattgatatatttttcttcaatactgTACAACGTCCTAAGcagttatttttatcatgtgaatGCATCTTCACATGCATCGATCCCTTTGTTATTGGTACGGGAAATGGAATTAAATGTTCAATTACTGGGATAGTCTATTTGTCATTTCAGTTAATATATCTATCAtgatttcttataaaaagtaattgaacTACAAATTAAACTCAAAATGATTGATTTgcacttaaatatttttcccaaaactcaaatatttttcaacaattgatttttttcacaCCATTTGATAAATTCAACTTTACAACATACAGTAAGTAAAAGCGAAgagaaatatgaatttcaaagctATATTGAGTATATAAAGCATTGAGATCCATATGGGTTCACCTCAattcaagaaatttgaattttaaaaatttacataatgttGAATTTTCATTCAATGCTATTTagcagcagattttttttttatttactcgttctggttttaaagaaaataagctTTCCATTTCAATAAGGTGCCTAGCTCAGTGCATTGAGAATAGTGTTTTGATCATATCTGAGTATCAATGTCTCATATACAAATGGactgaatgaaattttcaaaaatctaattatgCAAGATTTTGTGTGTACCAATAAAAGGTTAATAGGAAAGATgggtaatatttttactttaaaaatagtatttaatgataatattatatataatctgaaGTTTGTCATAAATGACATTTCATTCTTTAGTACAGAAGACAAACATCCATTTGGAAATTTCCAGAAAACACGatgaaaatccaaatttcaaaaaGACATATTCTGTAATTgcttattgttaaatgttttattcttttaaaaatccagctttaaaaattcttatcatcTACGGAATAACTGCTACAAAAGGCAAAATTTCTCTAGCAAGAACATTTGATAGACAGTTTGACAGAAGAATTACTTCTTACTTCTGTTTCTTCTAAATGATTGCGTGTGCcttaaaatatcgattttgattctgaaattgaattttcttttacttttgaaaataacatgTGTCTTTTCAAACGAAATGTTGGATtgataaaagaaagtaaacaatTTTGTGACTCCTTAAGATGAAAACAAAACGACTGTCTTAACTTTCAGGACATAGCAAACACCCAAAAAGCAATTTTCATCAATTCgtgtgatttctttaaaataaaattcgtcCAATTCCTAGGATGTTTATCCTTCCCTGTCTCAAAGCCCCAAAGGCAGTAGTAATCTTGTTCACCCTATCACTGTCAGTGAGAATCCAATCCTAGATTTGGAATCAATCTACTTTTAGCAAACTAATGCAGAACGGAAGACGTGTTTCTGTAAGTCTGTCCGAACATAATACTGGTACCATAGAAACGGATGTATTGTTCCACCCCCGACCATAAACTATAGGCAGTATATATATGAGCGGTTGGTTTTCAGTTCCAGCATTCGAAGCAAGCCAACTGCAAGCTTCAATCGAGTCCAGAGAAAAATGGGCAAGACGACGTTTCTTCATCTCTGTTTATTCCTATGTATTGTCATCGCATGTCATGGTAAGTTTTTTCTGTTTAAGATTCTTTTGTCTATCAACTCAAACTTGCAAAttccattaatattaaaaaaaataattaaaaaaaatttaaatgtacatttttctGCCTTTTTCGATTCCAGTTGATGTAATATGCGAATAGTAAAagacttccaaatatttttatagcaaggTCGTAGACATCAGATTACTTTTGAtcaaataaacgaataaaataaataacgaatataataatttttaatttatgacttagagaagaattaaatataactatGTTAGAAAAGCAGGTTGAGCTTTATAGAACATTTTCAGCCTTATAACATTAGAAAGATAttcttaaataagattttaataatattaaaatatgaatatatatgaataagatttgaaaaatatttattatatttgaaattcaacagtaaaaaaatcaaaagttttaaaagcaaaagaaatggCTACTTTGATAAAAAGCATATCTTTATAGAGACATGTATTAGGTATCTTGACagtgataatataaatttaatttatgaaatctgTATAAAGATAATACGCCTAATATtgtgaatttcaaattataaaaagatagtTAATTGCTTAGTTGTGGTCAGTATACAGCTAATACATTAAGTTATTAATTCAGTAGgtatttataaaaacaacaatCCTAAAAATAGTTCTTcggtttaaaaattatgaatgtgcAAAATTAAATGGGATattgatttataagaaaataaatttttgatattcaaattaaatttcttagaaaGAGCTTCTTtgcattattattgttttaagaaatggTTCAATGCttcttttagaatgaaatattcttCATTGATAACTTACATTCACAATATGGATCAACTTAgtgatgatataaaattatatctactcagtgtaaaattctaaataataaacagGTGCATTTTTTAAACTGTCTAATGTTGGAAATCTAATATATGAGTAATGAAATTCACATTAATTATGTTAAACATTAATGTATAAAGCCTATTCCATGATTTGCTGGTGTCTGTATAGTGAATCTGAAATCGCATTTTCTCTTGAATTAGTTACAcattgaattgaaacaaaaatttactgAAAGCCTACCTTTTCtcccattattttctatttaaatttggcTATCCTATAAGCCATATGTTCTAACACATTGTTTATTCCTTTCTATTTTCGCAAAACTGTAAGTCATTCAATTGTGTGAAGTAACCTATTCcttccaattttattaaatttccctCGCAATTGAAACTGATTTGATAAATACACTGATAAAATatatgttgaatttaaataaaaagttaattaaaaaattaagattcacATTGCTTGCTATTGAAATTTGATCATGCAATTGACTGTAAATTATAACACACCTGAGCAACTCTTTTTACATTTGCACATCTGCAAGTTAATATGAATGCGAGTTGGTATTAGTGCATTCAAAATTGCATTAAGTCATGGGACTGtcgttcattaatataatttcattaataattgtaattgatttaataaacAACATGACATTTGTTTGAAATGAGCGCAGACTGTTCCTTCACAACTAGATCATATCAATAAATCAGAATTCGAGATTTccctaaagtaaataaataatgatagatatgGATTCTATTTCCTAACAAATACCTTTGAATGAGAATGAAGATAAAAGTACTTTCAGAAAGAGATAAACAGAATTCTTTTCAGAatctgtttcttaaaaataaaaatattgatattttcagaagTGTTCTATGACTTGAGAATAAACGCTTATGAAAAGATTCTCTCCGCTATTAATATatttagcatttctttttttttaagatcttTTAGAGTTCACACgtatttttctttacattgaCTTGCAAAAACAGTGTCGGATTTCCAACTAGGGCCACTGGCAGATCGGCAAGACATTGGCAACTAAGTAGCTGGAAGATTTGGCAACTAGGCAAAATATTATTTGCCTAGTTGTCCAATAGATGCATAAAAAAGATGAAAgttctgtgaattataaaatatttgcaatatattaacACTGTCCAGTATAATTAAGCAGATTCCTTATCTGTTTCTTTACGTTCACTTagttattataataatcataaaccgaaaattgttaaaataaaaaaaaattaaactaatataaatcCTTAgcgtttaaattttgtaaaagtgtAACGAAATTTgccagtttataaaaaaatgaccCAGTAGTTTGTGTTGCCTAAGTTGTCAAAATGCCTAAAGCTGTCGCgatacaaaaaatttcttaataaaataatataaataataaaaaatctcaatttaaattttaatatctatttttcataataagtaattttgaagATCTTGATAAACAATATAACTATgtataatgtatgaaatttgcTCGACTTTTTCATCAACAAacaattcatgataaaaaaataccCTCTCAAGTTCTATATGTAGAAAGCTGTATAAGATGCAGCACTTGTtcttttatgaagaaatgaaatataatttatgctcctcttcggaattttatttttcactttttaattgatattatagGCTTTTAAATactaagtgaaattaatttttgaacttagcttgttatttaatttactaagaCAAGCAAAAAAGTGGCCTACTTATTTATCCATAGTGCATATTCAAGGAGTTAAAAACCAGCGTATAAagatcttttatttgaaaatctgcTTTCAAATGGAATAATATTCTGTGTATTCCATGAAAATATCTTCGAAAGTAAAAGTGAGAATCAGAAAACATTTAtctcatttctttgaaattatgaatCGAACTTAACCAAAATATCGATTTGAAAAGTTTGTTCTGAGTATCAAGTCTTCGCCATTATTGAATGGTTCATcgttttacttatattttaaccCGTTAATCCTCAGCGTGTTActcaaaagatttcattttccagtcaAAATTGAACGAATTCTATTGTTTCTTGTTTGATTTGTCTGAAAAGCTAATATGctttatcaacaatttttaatcGGCCTATATTGTTACCCAGTCTCCagattttaaagtcaaaatttagtcattttttaattttttctttggtttATTTTATAGGCAATAAAAACAATTCGAAAGTAAtctgtattttttgaaattttgcaatatttttaagacgtttttttatatttatcttcaaaatgtttttgcaatgattttttgCAGTTCTTTTCTTTCGatcatttttctgaaagaataaaaagaaatgtgtacattttttttatttcattttatttcctctttacCTTAATCTATtctgatttaaaagaaatgtatattttaaattacttaaaatgtatattttaaattacttaaaatgtatatttcaaatcaatttatgcGTTAACGggttaaaaaaaaggatttttcgtTCCTCATCTTCGTGTACATTTATATGTTACGTAAATCTTCAACTCAAACAAGTTTTCTTTACTGCACTTATACAATAATGTAATAAGTACTTAGTGGTAATTTCATACATTTGTTTGTCGTccctgtattttctttttaagctgTGAAGTATTTGTACTCTAAATTTAAAGATAGCATagaagaaatatgcaaaaaaaattaaataaattttgtttaatcacATAATTACcacataaatttctattaaaaaatatttttcattacttgaAAGTGATATGTACAGTAAATCTATCTAATTCCTaaatcaaaatcagttgaatcaATAAAAGCCTTTATTTCGACTTTAGTCATTTTATGTAAAGCCTTTGTCATGTTTgtgaataaattcttaaataagatttggaacttttaaaatgcaaccttgcaataataatttctgtGTTAATCGAACCAAACATACTTTTAATAGCTGCCCCTTCTTGAGAACTACCAAGATTTTATGTATTAGCTTTGAGCATAGTAATGGATTTCATGTAATAAtcgattattttttacaatattaaataacgGCTTTCTAgtcgtaatatttatttttctaatgacacattgtattaaaatcaataaaacgaTGCGTTCTTTCAGTCTTCATTCATTAAAACATGTATGCACTAATCGTCATGGTTTCTTTTGGAGGAGAGAGACATCAAAACATTAATATGagctttatttcttattttgcttGCTTATTTTTTGCAGGTTATCCTGATCttccttatttttatgaaatacgaTCTTGTCCTGATAATGTAGAAGAGAGAGAATCAGTACCCTTCTATGAATTCGACAAGCCTCAACAACCCTTCGATAAACGATCCGGTTTCGCTTATTATCCTGATTTTTCCAGTTCAATGTCCTCAGAAGATTGGAAAGAATTCTCATTAAAGAAAGAGGGCGCATCTCAAACTCCATTTGAATCTAATGCGAGCCGTAAGAAGAGGTCAGTAGATGAAGAAGAAAATCTGATTGAAAATTCTGTTGATCATCAGGAAAATGATATGGCAATTCTACCTTCAATGTCACGGGAAGGTCGAAACAACATTAAAACAATCCATTTGCCATCTTCATTCACGCCGAGACTTGGAAAGAAACGATCCAGTGAAAAATCCCGGGATAATGATTTTCCAATGAGTGGTAAAGCTCATGTCATTAACTTAAATGCTGGTTCTGCTTTTACTCCAAGATTAGGCAGATCTGAAGGTTCCACTAGGATCCAGTGGAATGCAGGAAGCGCATTTACCCCAAGACTCGGAAGATCTGAAAGCGTTAATCGAATTCGTCTTAATGCTGGAAATGGCTTTACCCCCCGATTAGGAAGATCAGAGAGTCCAAACAGAATACAAGTCAATGCTGGAAGTGCTTTTACTCCTCGTTTAGGACGATCTGAAAATCCCAATCGAATCGTTCTGAATGCTGGAAGCTCTTTCACACCCAGATTTGGTTAAGTCCTGTGATCTGAAGAacagtattatttctttttttacatcttgCTCTGCACAAATGATCAATGTTTATGCAAATTTCATACCCTTAAATGTTCTTTTACCTAAAGTCCAATAAAGGACAATACATGACTGACGCATGGTGTCTTtctttgtataataatttcttcGTCTCAATTAGATATACTACATTTCCTTTAACTGctaattaagtatcaaataagaaacaaattacttataaaaagtaACAAAGCTTATAGTTTAACTCAAAATAAGGATATAAATGCATAGAATAAAACTAATGGTCAATTTGTCTTTTCAGTGGagttttctatttcataataatttaagagACCAAATAGTTCAAGAACTTCAATTAATTtggattatatattaattaattattaaaactttttataataacgatatcatttataaaaaaaaataagaatattttttgttcaaattctcTTCTATTTTCCAAAgtaagaatttattagaaatttttattctggaaTCTTAAACAGCATtacctattttttaaattcgccttttttaatacatttaactgAATCACATAGTGATCATCATAATTGATAGGATTCAACgggaaatatataaatagatgttgattttttttcattctaatagcAGTTTTATGGTAAAAACTTGTTTTTGCTTTAttgtaaaacagaaatataaattaagtcctttttaatttattgcatttggCACTATATTTTAgatcaactatttttttatatgtatataaaaataaattcctggttgaaattaaaattccaataaaatgaaataaaataggtactattagtagagattttagatttttagaaaataaaatggtgatAATCTAACTGtaagatttcttttcaaagtaTGATTAGcttctatttaattttgtctCATTTGCTGAGTGAAACAGTCATTTTAATGTAGATTTCCGTTATgtttaaatatgtagaaaattacTGAAGCACAAATTTGATGCAATCCttcatattttgaacttttatttgcAGATAagcttttaaaacagaaataaataaaatatttcacgaCAGCAGCTTTTAAACCACAGATTAAGCAGATGCAAATGTCTGGTTCAagtaatattctatatatatccATCCAAGAGCATAAATGAATAAGCAGTTGAAACATACACAGGcgttccaaaaaataattataaaataaataagaaatttaaagttcaaaactGCTCTAAGactaatttttctacaaaaaaaatatcagttggAAATTCTTTACATCTTATTCGGAATAATTTCAAAACCACACAAAaggaaatttcacaaaattttgcaatttttcattttcttcctgGATAACTCCTTTTCCGTCCAAGACGAGGAATATAATTCGCACGCAGGTTGTAATTCTCTGATTTAGCTTCAGCTCTATTCAGCCTCCTTGGATacttaattaaatgcaaaatgatgGATTTTAGGATGTCTCCCTCATTGGAATCGTAGCCCATCATGTTATGGTGGCCGGAGTCACCGGTGGATTTCCTTGTGCGTTTGTGTAATCCTTGCTGAATTTTCTTGTACAGAATTGGCTCCCCATCCGTTCGGTAGACAGAAGCTGTATGAGGAGGCATGTCATCATACCCTTCGGTGTTTATGTCACCCATCTGGAGTTCAGTACCTAGAATTTTGTAACGTTGCCTACAGGAAATGCCTTCTCCTCTTTCCTTAGATGAACTTGCAGAACCTGAAAAATAATTCCATAGAATTAAAGGAAGTTTATGTCACGTTCATCTTTTGTCAACTTAGAATAGGTCAGTCAATGACAATTGAAACTGACAGAATGTTGTACGCGATTAGACCCTGTCCATTAGTTCTGAATTTGATACAacttatttgaaagtaaatgatTAGATTAATGGAATTTGATTTTAGCAACAGTGTAGACAATGTGTGTgataaaactatatttcatacaaaagttTCTTGATTTCATGGAGCTTTTTCTATACtcctaaaacaaataaaatttctttattggcTTAAACTAGCtgcatttatttctgaattctgTCACTATGGATTGCCATTGACGATAATTATTGAAacgtatataatatttatgaaaaaaaattaatcattagcaAAATACCAAAATTTGCAGTAAAATTTATCATATCCATCGACCACAGTACCTAATGTTATTGGTCGTTGTGACTTGACCATTTATTTCACTCCGAAAGCTAAGGCAGGGCATGGGTAATTCCTTATGATTATCACGTagttggttaaaataaatttattttctaaatgttgagTCATGGATCATAGACGATGTAATTTAtccttttttgtaatatatagttctttaatcatgttattaatatattaatgctCTTCATTATTATGCTCTGGGTACTTTGTAACTTCATATATCTTTATTTGTGTAATTGGTTTAAACCAGTAATGCGtataagttacaaaaaaatttacttatatgaTGTTTAAAATTCCACCACTAACTCGATTAGTCATTTTACACTGATTATGTTCAGTTTTTAAGGAATAAAGGAGGAAAAAGGGATTTGCTGctgtgttaaaaaaaagtaatcccTGTAGAATTGAGAATTAGtcgtatataatatatatatcaccAGTCAACGAtgacaaaaacaaatatattttccttatttcaatGACGTCATAAAGATTATCTTGTcttcatttaatatgtttatagAAAAACAACGTTTTTTCAAAGGCATATGAAAAATGATGCGCAGACTGTTTcagaactgaaagaaaaaaaagaaacatttccgCAGTCTTTTGTACTTCCTGTTTTTAAAGTTAAgccttttgaatatttatttacattactgtAGATTTACATGTATATCCtctcaaaaattgcattttggatATTTGACTTTGTGTCGTAGGTAGAATTGAAGTGATAAAACACTTTTCATAAGATTATATCgtgtaagtaaaaataattttttacgttTAATTTTATCCCGGTATTAACTTTAATGAAGACTCTAGTAATGatctttataaaaaagatttcaagtttaattttgtaataaataatctatacttaaGTTGTTAATACATTATCAACTAATATTTATATCACATAATAATACATATCATcagttaatatttatatcatataataatataaatattatctaataatgTATTATCAACTAATAttcaattaacaaataaaaattctagttgtttttaatttcaaattattaatttattaaattacatagaaaaattaatcacGTGTAGATTTTCTTAATTTGACAATGATTATCGTTAGTTATGTCTtaggtattttaataattttggtttaaattaatcaaatctaTTTGCAAAAGCAATTATAATGACAATTCAATAGTAATTGAATCTAGTTTTGGTATGAATGGCTTTactaaatagactcaaaaagaaTTCGTGGCAACTAAATAAACTTGCTTAAGATaacgaaaaaatgaaagaataaaaaaaattatatataatttatgcttaaaaatagaaactttcacACAACTGTGTTAGTAATGAAATGTTGGAGTTTTTAATGGTATCTCTTTTAATGGTGTctcaaaatcataataaatatttttgtttatttcatttgttattctATTGTGTAAGATATCCAACGCTTTTAaagacaacaaaattattttagatcaGAACacgataatgaattttaacagcAGTCATGTGCGTACATTGTCAGCTGAACAAGGTAAAAAACACTGGCGCAATATTTGCTTTACCAAGAAACGTAACATAATGATTCAAACTTGTTGTATTTGGAgttgtatttatttaatgaagtaaCCTATTCTATTCGTCTAGAGTAACGTTAATACTCTGAATGCTATCAAATGTAACGATGCGTCATTTATCACGGGAATTGCGGTAGTGAATGAGTGTTTCAGTAGATTTTTGACAAGATAATGCAATGTAGCCTACAATACCACAGAATCAAAAAAACAGAGAAGGTTTTTATAACAATAGTTCCCGAAATTTCATCTTTGCtctatagaatttttataaaaaaattgttatttaaattcaaaaaatacattgtttttataatgttataaccACTTTTTagcaagacaaaaataaaaataaaaagataaatgaagatttatttaaacattttaaaacacatGTGACTTCCATTACGCTTAATTTTATAGAAACGTTGGAAATCTTTTTAATGTCTACAAAACGACAAGGgaattaaaatctaattgaaaatCCCAATCTATATTCCTTTACACCAAATGTAAATACATCACAGTCAAGGAGGTACCAAATGGACCAGTTAGATATTGATAATgagcaaaacaaataaataaatattatagaattttgtatctcgaaattcttttatgaaaaggGAATATGCAATGAAAAGGGAAAGggattatgcaaaaaaaattatattctgaaataagattattaagaatttaatgttAAAGGACAAAGAATTTAACGGAC is a genomic window containing:
- the LOC129960694 gene encoding uncharacterized protein LOC129960694; protein product: MSNRYRENGLYSSFCLTRAVMLLGYISLLLLFCGTFGSASSSKERGEGISCRQRYKILGTELQMGDINTEGYDDMPPHTASVYRTDGEPILYKKIQQGLHKRTRKSTGDSGHHNMMGYDSNEGDILKSIILHLIKYPRRLNRAEAKSENYNLRANYIPRLGRKRSYPGRK
- the LOC129960418 gene encoding uncharacterized protein LOC129960418; translated protein: MGKTTFLHLCLFLCIVIACHGYPDLPYFYEIRSCPDNVEERESVPFYEFDKPQQPFDKRSGFAYYPDFSSSMSSEDWKEFSLKKEGASQTPFESNASRKKRSVDEEENLIENSVDHQENDMAILPSMSREGRNNIKTIHLPSSFTPRLGKKRSSEKSRDNDFPMSGKAHVINLNAGSAFTPRLGRSEGSTRIQWNAGSAFTPRLGRSESVNRIRLNAGNGFTPRLGRSESPNRIQVNAGSAFTPRLGRSENPNRIVLNAGSSFTPRFG